In the genome of Burkholderia sp. PAMC 26561, the window ACGGCCATCGACGGCCACGCACTAAGTATCCGCAAACACCGCGAATCAAAGCTCTCGCTGTCCGACTACGTTGCGATGGGCGCTTTCGCGGCCGCCAATGCCCGGCCGGAAATCGCGGAAGCGATCGTCTTCGATGACGGCATCGAGAACGAAGCATTGATGCGCGCGCTGGTCTCGCTGGTCCAGTCACGGAAGAATGTGCTTGTCGCTGGGGGCACGTCGGCGGGAAAAACGACCTTTTTGAACGCGATGATCGAGGCAATTCCAGCTGATCAGCGCGTGATCACCATCGAAGACACGATGGAACTGAAGGTACATGTTCCCAACCGGGTGCGTCTGCTCTCGAACGCAGATACCAACGTCACCACTCAGTTGCTCGTGGCGCTCTGCCTGCGCTTTCGACCCGACCGCATCATCGTCGGCGAAGTACGGGGCGGCGAAGCGTACGACCTGCTCCAAGCGCTGAACACTGGCCACGACGGGGGTCTTGCATCTATCCATTCGAATAACGCTCGCACGGCACTCAGCCGCCTCGAGAGCCTCGCCATGCTCGGAATTCCGCCGGGCTCCCGCTGGGAGCTAGAAGACATGCGCAAGAACATCGCTGATTGCTTTAACTACGTGGTGCATTTCAAACGCACGGGCGAAATGCGCCACGTCTCCGAAATCCTCGAAATCCGGGGCTTTCGCAATAACGACTACGACCTCAAACGCGTTTTTTAATCGGGAGCATCACATGAAACACAAGTTTTTCAGTTCCGCCGCTGCAGTCGCACGAAAGTTCAAGCCTGGCAAGCCACTCCTTGTAGGCGCTGCCTTGAGCCTGGTTTCGGCCGCTGCCATGGCTGCTGGCGACTTCTCGTCGCTGACGGGTCTCACCGACATCATCTGCACGATCAGTAATTTGATCAGCGGACCGTACTTGTACGGCATCGGCATCGTGCTGATCACGATCGGTGGTGTGGCAGTGGCGAATTCCGAAAGCAACATCGCCAAGACCTTCTCGGTGGTGCTGGTGGGCCTCGGTATCGCATCGGTTGCCGTGCCGATCATGCGCGACCACTTCCACCTTGCCCAAGTCTGCTGATATGCGCCAGCACAAGGTCAGCCGTGGTTTATCGCTGCCGCGCCAGATGGGTGGGGCCGATCGCGGCCTTGCCATTTTCAATGGCACCCTGACGGCGCTCCTGTGCTACACGAGTTGGAGCGTTTCCTTTCTGGTGGTGGGCGTACTAGTGCACATTTTCCTGCGCTGGAAAAGCTCGACCGACCCATGGTGGCGCATCGTCATGCTCGTCTACAACCGCTATCCGGACGTCTACGAGCCGGGGCCCAATGCCAAGTTCAGCGCGCGTTTTAAGCGCCCCTACGGCTTCGATCAGGACCTCTCATGCTGAAATCCATGTTCACCAAGCGGTCGGTGCAGGAGATCGCGCCATGGATGACCATGATCACGCCAGAGATCGTGCTGGATAAGGACGGGTCGCTGCTGACCGTGTTCGAGTTCGAGGGGATCGATGCCGACACGCCAAACCCGGGGGACATCACCGCCGCGCGCGAAAACCTCGACCACGCGTGCCGCAATTTCGACCACCGGATCACGGCGTGGTGGCGCATGTCGCATCGCCGGGTGAAGGGGGAAACGTCGGGCGAATTCGCGTCCAAAGCGGACGCCCGGATCGATGCCATCAATAGCGCGAACATAGGCAGCGGCAAGTACTTCCGCAATTCACACTCGCTCGCGCTCGCGTTCACGCCGGAAACGGGCATCTCGCGGATCTTTGATAAGGTCGGCTATCACATGACCGTGGGCGGTAAGAATCTGGCGGTGGCCATGTTCGAGGCTGCGAAAGACCTGGTGCTCGCGCGAAGTGCATTCGTTTTCGACCTCACGAAAATTCAGAATGAAATCAAGCGCTTTGAAGCTGTGATCGACGGCTTTGCTGGCGGCGTCACGCGGCTCAAGATGAAGCGCTTGCAACTGCAAAACGCGCTGTCTTTTCTGCATCAAAGAGCCAACCCAAGCACGCCCAAGCGCCGTATGAGGTATCCGGTCACGATGCTCGACACGCATCTCACCGAGACCGAGATCACGATCGGCGCGTCCGAACTCATGTTTGAGTCGGCCCACGGCAAGGTCTACGCGCGCATCATCGGCGTGAAGGAATGGATGGGCTTTCAGGAAGCTGCGCTCGACGTGCTGGCGCAAGTCGACGCGGAACTGGACGTGTGCGTCATGTTCCGCTTTCTGGATACGTCGCGCGCGAGCGCCTACATCAAAAAGATTCGCGGTTTCTACAAGGTCGCCGCTTTCAATCCGATCGCAATCTTGAAGCAGTGGGCAACGAAAGAAGAGCAAAAGAACGATGAAGGCCGCGAGATGCTCGCGAAGGAAGCGGGCGAGGCGCTGGCCAAACTCGACGCAGAAGGGCAGCAGTACGGGTTCGCGAATATTTCGGTTGTCGTCTACGGAAGTACGCCCGAGGAGTGCGAAGACGCGACGCGCCAGGTTGTGGGCGTAATTGGCAACGCAGGTTTCGGTGTGATTCAGGAACGTACAAACCTGTTTGCCGCGTGGAGCGCGACCTTGCCCGGTCGATGGGACCAGCAGAAACGCTTGCAATTCGTCGAGACGCCAGCGGTTTCCGATATCGCGCCACTCACGAGCGTGGGCGAGGGCTCGACAGTCAACGAGTGGCTAACGCAGCAATCGGGCACGAAAACCGGCCCCCTCACTTGCCTGCCCACACGGCATCGCACGTTGCAACACGTAGATCTGCATCACCCGGGCGGCAAGGCGCACGGGCTTGTTGTGGGACCGATCGGAGCCGGTAAGTCGGTCATTCTTAACTACTTCATGTCGCAGACCGGACGCCACAACGCGCGCCGGATTCGCTTTGACAAGGATCGATCGACCCGCATCCCGACGCTTCTTGGTGGGGGCCGATTCATTGATGCCACTGGCCGATTCGAAGCAGCAACGTCGGTCAATCCTTTGTCGCTCCTCTCCGATCCGAAACATTGGCCGTACGTGGCCGAGTGGGTGAAGCTTGTCATCGAGGGCGAAGATTTTACGTGCACGCCAACGCAGGAAACGGAGATCTTCGAGCGCATCAAGACGCTGGCCGAAGCGTACTCGCCCGACAAGTGGCGCCTCTCAGGCTTGATCACCCTTTTGCCCGCTGAATTGCGCGAACGGCTACAGGTGTGGACAGAGGGCCAGAAAAACGGCCGTTTTTTCGATCATGTCGAGGACGGCTTTGCGCTGTCTGACGATCTCTCCATCGAGATGGGGGATTTGTTCCAGAACTATCCCGTGGCGGCCGCGCTCTTCATGGATTACGCCTTTTATCGTATCGCTCAGATCCTAGACGGCAAACGCTACACCGTCATCGAGATCGAGGAGGCAGGCTTCTTCTTTACCTATCCGAAGTTCTACGCCCGTCTGGAAATCTGGGCGGTCACGATTCGTAAGCTCAACGCGGCACTACTCATGGCAACACAGTCTCTCGGACAACTGGCACGAGTCGCCAACTTCGAGATTCTGAAAGAAAACATCCCCAACCTGATCTACCTGCCCAATAGCGACGCGCTCAACAACAAGGGCTTGTACCGCGATGTCTTCGGGCTGACGGATCACCAGATTCAGATGATCGCGAATGCGGTCCCCAACCGTGACTACCTGTGGGTCACGGCGACCCAGACGCGGATGCTGCAGGCAACGTTCTCGAAAGAATCGCTCGCGTATCTGCGCTCGGACGGCCGGGCACAGGCCATTTTGGACAAGCACGTCAACTCTCGTGTGGATAACTGGCAGGACGCGTACGTGCGTGATGTGCTCGCAAACGCTTAAAACCATCAACGAAAGGACAATTGATCATGTTGAAGAAAACGGTTGGTAGGCTCGCTGCAATTTGCGTGATGACGTTGCTACCGTTAAGTGCCGCCCACGCCTTGGGCATCGTGTTCGATCCGACAAATTTTGCGAAGAACACGATTACGGCGGCCGAAGCGGTCAAGTCTGAGGTGTACCAGAATACAAACTTGATCTATCAGTATCAGATGATGCTGAACCAGCTCAAGCAGGCAACCAATCTGAATCCCGCAGCAATGCTCTCGCAGGCGCAGACGATTGCGGGCGACATTGGCGGCTTGAGTAAATACACCGATGGCCTGAAGTCCCTTTACGGTGGCCTGCAAAGCAACGCGCAATATTTGACAAAAGTTGTCTCGCTTGTGACCCAGTCCGGCAAGACGCCGCAACAATGGCTGAGCGACCAGAACACGCTGCTGCAAAACAACGACACGACCGCAAAACAACTGTTTCAGCAGGGTAACGACGTCATATCGCACGTTGGTGCTTTGGCCAAACGCCGCCAAGAAATACAGGATCAGTTGAATCTATCGCCGACGCAGCAAGCGACCGCGGAACTTACGACACACATGCTCGATATCGTGTCCAGCCAGAACGGTGACATGTTGACCATGATGGCGGCCAAGCAGCAAAGCGAGGCTGTGGATACGCAGGCCAAGGTCGCTGACGCGACCGCATCCAACGCGGCGCGGGCAACGTTGCAGTCCAAACAGGATCAGGAGCGCGCTGCCTATCAGAGCTCGATCGCAACCTCGACAGTATTGGGTCAATGATGATGAATATCCTCTTCGAGACATGTTGGCGCAGACTGAAAAGTGCTGCGATCACACTGGTGTTGTTAGCAGCTTTCGGATCTCAAATGGCTCACGCGCAGTTGGTAACACCGGCCGACACGCCTGGGGCGACCCAAACCACTGGAGATTCGGCGAACGCACTCGCGAGCATCTCGAAGCCCGGTGACCTTGGCCAAGGCACGGGCGACGCGGTCACACAAATCGCGAGCTTGTTAGTCAATCTGATTCCGAATGCGGTCACACTGAGCCAGAAAGTCTTGCCCGAGGCGAACAAATTTGCGTGGGCGCTCAGCGTGATAACGATCGTTCTTGCAGGCGTTCGCTTTGCCGGAACGCATCATCCGGTATCGGCTTGGATCGCAGTGTTCGAGGAGATCGCTGTGCTTGGCATCTTCCTCGCGCTGTATCTTGGGTACGCGACGTCGGCGACGGGATTTTGGACGTGGTTCCAAAACCTCGCGACTGCGATCAATGGCTCTAGCCCGGATGTGGCGGGTCAAATGGCACGCCTTGGCGGGACAATATTCGACGGAATGAAAGAGAGCTACGGTGTCTGGGGCACGCTGACTCATCCGGCTCAGGCATTGGGCGATGCGGTGGTCTTGCTGCTTGCATTTATTGTGATGACAGTCGCTGCGATCTTCTACGCGTACTTCACGGCAGTGGGCCAGATTCAGGCCGCAATCGGAATTGTCGTTGGGCCAATCGCGTTGGCATTAGGCTGTTCCTCGTACACCCGTGGTTATTTCCAAAAGTGGCTCGACTGGATGATCAGTGCCGGGATGTACATCGTCGTCGTGTCGATTTTGATGGGCTTGGTTAATACAGCGGTTTCCTCGGCATTTTCGAAGGCGGGCGCAGTGGGCGCGCATACCACCCTGAACGGGGGATATGTGTTTGATCTTTCAGTCTTCATGCTATTGCTTTCTTTAGAAATTCCGAAGCTTGCCGGTATCTTTGGCGGCGGAGCGGGCGCAAGCGGCACGGGCGGGGTGCGCATGGCTACCAAGGTTGCGACCGGTGGGCTTTTCTAATATGTCTGAAATCCACAAACCTATTGACGCTGGCGCACTGCTCAAGCTCTACGAGAAGCGCATCGAGTTAGTTCGACAGTGTGCGAATGAAAGCACGCAGGCCGAGTTCGAGCGCAAGTGGCTTTCTGTGCTGACGCGCTGCGCACTGTGGTTTTCATCAATGCCGCTCACACCAGAGCTTCATCGTGAGCCGGGCGGGGCGTTCAGGGCAACCGTTGAATCGACTTTCTACGCGATGCGGCTCGCCGGCGGGCAGAAATTTGCGGCCGACCTGACCTCAGAGAAGCGCAGGCGGCTTGAGCCCCAATACAACTTCGCCGTGTTCCTGGCCGCAGCCTGCTCGTTACTCGACGAGCCGTGCCGTCACTTTGAATTCACGCGGCTTGTGGACCTCACGCGTTGGAATCCTGCCGCGCATGGAGCGTTCGGGACCTGGGTTGGTAATGGCGGATACACCATTGAGCGCCGAATGGCACCTTTGAAAAGCGAACGGATGCGCACGGCAATGTTCGCGCAGACCGTTATTACGGCGGAACTGCTTTCAGGACTCGACACGGCGGTGCTCGCCGATCTTTTTGGCGCCATCAATCCTGAACGTTCTCCCCAAGGGTTTGAGGCGTTGGTGCACAAGGTGGTGCGTCAAGCCATGGATGTGGCGGTCGACTTCGAGCGCAAGGCGCAACGCGGCGTGTTTGCACCTGTCAAATTCGATGTCCCTTCCGCCGTTCACGTCGCCCTTGAGATTCAACCGCAGCCGGTCGCGCCAAGTGTTTCGCCCGCGTCCGCGCCGGGCGTAGCCGCTGCCGCTCCTGCCGCTCCTGCCGCTCCCGTAGTTCCCGTAGTTCCCGTAGTTCCCGTCGATGGTGCTAAGCCACTTCCGATCTCGCCCAGCGCCGCAAAACCGGTGTCGTGGGTAGATGCGAGCGCGGCATCCCCCGACATTGCGGCGGCGCCTCCAACGGGGCCCCGTCCGGAAGCGATAACGCCGCAGTTCTCGCAATCCTTGCTTGACGCATTGGAGCGCAGTGAAGCGTTGGCAGCGTCGCCGAGTACGGGTGAGACTCGTTCCGAGGCGGGCAATCCCGTCGCCGTGGATCCCGTGGCGGTGACGGTGCCGGCTCCCAAAACAGGTCGCGGCGGACCCATTGACAAGGAACTCGACGAGTTGTTCGGTTCCGGGTCCGTGATGATGCGCGAGTTTTTCCGGGCACTGGCGGACGATGTCGCAACGGGCAAAGCGAAGGTTGCCTGGGAAGAAAAGGGGTTGACGGTTCAAAAACGGCTGATTGGTGCGTACGGCATGACAAGCGACGCGCTGGTTGAGCAACTGAGAAAACGTAGCTTGCTCATGCGGGCGCACGGAAACGACATCTGCATCGTGGAACGAGCGGGGCGGATCATCATGGAGCGTCCAGCCATATGAACTACATCAACCACTTCCGACCAATCTATGAAGTGCGACCGGCCGTGGTATGGGCCGTGGCGATTGTCGGCATTCTTCTGTCAGGCATGCCGTATAGCTGGGCATTCGCTCTGTTCGGCCTGGCGCTGCTGATGATGCGAGGCGTGCAGATCTGGCGCGCGTTGAGTTTTCGCATGGCGATCTCGACCAAGTGGCTGAGCAAGATACACATATCCAAGCTGCTCGCTACGCAGAGAAACATGCGCGAGCGCGAGGATTCGATGTATCTCGGCACCGGCTTTGAATGGACGCAGAAGCATACGCAGATCGCTCACGATATTCTGCGCATGCCGACCACTGATATTCCTTCGTTACCGCGCTGGTTGAACAAGACGGAGTTGGGCCGCGCGGTCGAAGCGCGCATTGAGTCGGTGTTCGCGCCGGCAGACAGCGTGCGCGATCGCATGCCTCAGGGATCTTCCTGGATTCACGGGATGGAACCCAAAAAGGTTCGCGTGCCGTTTCACTACAAGGCGATGGGTGGCCATACGCTCGTCGGTGGCACGACCGGTTCTGGCAAGACTCGTACTTACGAGGTCATCTCCACGCAGGTGATCCACAATCCCAAGGATGTGCTGATCATCGTGGATCCGAAGAACGATGACGACTGGAAGAAGCGCGTTGAGAAGGAGTGCAAGCGCGCCGGCCGGAAATTCCTTTATTTCAATCAGGCGAAACCGGCAGAGTCGATCCGCCTTAACCCGCTGGAGAATTGGTCGCAGCCGTCGGAAATTCCCTCGCGAATCGCTCAGTTGATGGAAGAGGGGCCGTTTCGGGACTTCGCGTTCTTGTTTATCGACCGCGCCGTCAAGGGTGAACTGTACGTTGGCGACAAGCCGAATCTGCGGTCCATCCTCAAATACGCGCAATCCGGCATTGGCACGCTGTTAGACCGCTGCTTACGCCGCTTCTTCGTTGAGCACGGCCTGCCCGATTGGGAAACGCTGGTCGTAAGCTCGACCGTTCAGCAAGCAACGAAGGGCAAGAATGATGTTTCCTTGGTTGACGGAATGGCCAAGCTTTACATCGACCGGTTTGCCTCGGTGGACCGCGGGCATGAAACGCTCGATGGTCTAATCGCGACGCACACTCATGACCGCGAGCACTACATGCGGATTATCGCCTCGGCACTACCACTTCTCCAGATGCTTGCCACGGGCGAAACCGGGTTGATGCTCGCGCCAAAAGCCGACGATTTTGACGACGAGCGCGAAATATGGGATATCGACAAAATCATCAAGCAAAAAGCCGTGCTGTATATGGGTCTCGATTCCCTTTCGAATAACATTGTGCAGAAGGCGATCGCCTCAATGGCATTGTCGGACGTTGCGGCGGTTTGCGGCTCGATCTATAACTTCTACGCCGAGAAGCCCGACGTCGTCCTGATCATCGACGAGATCGCAGAAGCCATCAACGAACAGGTGATTCAGATCCTGAACAAGGGTCGCGGAGCTGGGTTTAAGGCGTTTGTCGCGTTCCAGGCGCGCGCCGACCTTGAAGCGAAGCTCGGAAACGCTGCAAAAATGCTGCAGGTTTTGGGTAACCTGAATAACCAAATAATCCTTAGGCTTGAAGACAGCGACACGGCTAAGTGGTTTTCGGACAAGGTCGGTGAAACGGCGATCCGCGTGGTCAATATTTCGAACAGCACGAACACCACGACCGAGTCGCACGCCATGGAGTTCAGTGGCTCGCAGTCACGCACCCTTCAACTCGAAAAGGCGCCACTTATCCCAATGCGCTTAATTCACAGTTTGCCGAATCTGCAGTACTTTATGCGCATCTCGGGCGGTGCGGTGTATCAAGGTCGTATTCCCATCATCGAAGGCTAATAAAAAAGACCATGTCTGTCGCATTCAAAAACATCATTCGCGACCACAAGCTGTCGCACAAGCTCATCCCGGTTTTTAATGTGGCACCCGAACTTGAGCTCGCGTGTTCCCGCGTGGTCGACTTCGTTGGCGAGCGGTTCCGCGGTGACAAAGGGCCGCTGGCTGCCGAAATGATTGATTCCGCATTGAGCGGTTTTAAACGCGCCAAGCGTAGCGGCGATCAGCATATCGCCTTCATGCAAGGTCTCTTCGAGCCCGCAAAGGCGCTATACGCGCGTCGCTATGTCGCCAAGCGCGGAGAAAAGCTGAGCGTTTGGTCGCCGATGCTCGAGCCGATTCCGCTGTTCGAAGAACGCCACGCGAATTGTGAGTTCGAGACCATCGACGAACGGTGTCCCGAACAAATTACGGAGCGCACAGCAGCGTTTCAACTCGCTTCGCGCGTGCTGCAAGGCGAAGCTTTCCGCGTTTATTTCGAGGAATATGATGTCGCTCACCGTTTCGATCATAGCGAAGTTGTCGGGCGTTGATGAACGCACCGCGCGGCGGGCGCTGGATACTGTCGCCGCATTTGACGAACCTGGGGCCATGCCACCGGCGGAGTTTTCGGTCGGTGCCCCTGCCCGATGCTATGCGCTTGCGACGATTGCAGACCGACGGCCTGGTTTCTTCTGGCTGGGTCTGTTTGCCCTTGTCTCGGTTCCGGCACTGATCCTTTTGCAGATTTTCCATCATGGCTAGTCGCTTCGGCTCGCACCTCAAAGTTTGGTTTCTGCTCGTGCCGGTGCTCGCCATCGCGGTGATGCCGGCCATTCCAGAACGCTCGCTATTCGAGATCCCCGAGGCGGAAACGGCTTCGTTGGTCGCATCGATAGGTGTCGATCGCGCAGACGAGGCTACGCGCTCGGCTAACGCACTATTCAGGCGGTCGTTTGTCGAAAACGGCTTGCTGCGCAGGACGCTCGCCGCCTCGGGACCGGTTGGCGGCATGACGGACGGCGGATTTTCAACCTTCGCTCATACGTGGACGGAGAATTTTTGGCTGCTTGTCTATCGCATGATGTATCGGGCGATGGTCATGAAGCTTTGGATCGTGGGAACGGCTCTTTTCGCTATAGCCATGTTCTTCGACGGAACCGCCCGGCGCAAAATAAAAGCATCTGCGGCAGGCTTCGTGAGTCCTTTGTCGTTTCATCTGGCTGGGCATGGTCTTCTAATGGTTCTCGGAACGCTTTTCGGTGTTCTTGTTGTCCCGATTCCCGTGATTGCCGCATATTGGCTGGTCGTTGCAGCATTGCTAGGCGGCTTGCTTTGGAAGGCAGCCGAGTCGTTCCAATCTGCCAGATAGAAAGGGTTTTGTATGGATTAGCGCGAAAAGACGTACGAAAACCGTGAGCTTTCTTCAGGAGGGGTTATACGCCGTATAACCCCTCCTGTTTTTTTGGGGGTTGCCGATTAGCCCAGTGAGTACAAGTTGTTGGTTTTGCAACTTGGCACTTCTCCCGCCCGATGCAGGGCCAACCGAACAAAGCCGTACGAAATAGCGCGTGTTTTCAATGCTGCTATCCCCGACGTCCCGTAACAATGGCAATCACGGGCAGCGCTCCGCGCGCCTTGTTTTCCAACCACCAACGGGCACATGCCCGCCAGGAGAGGCCGAATGAGCACTGTTGCAGAAACGCTAGTCGATAAGAATGCCGCCAATAACGGCGCGGTTTTGGAACCCGTTTTGTTAGCAAGCGTTCCGACGCCCGCCACCGTCAGTGACGGCGCCGATGACGGCGAGCTGGAGCTTGAGCTGACCCAAATGGAGGCCGACGCCGACCGGTTGCAAAAGGAAGGCGTGATTTCCCAAGACGACGCGACCATGAAACGCGCCGAAGTCGCCAAGACCCGCAAGCTGTTTCGTGACCTGCCCGGCGAAGAACGCATCGCCAT includes:
- the traD gene encoding conjugative transfer system coupling protein TraD (Members of this protein family are the putative conjugative coupling factor, TraD, as the term is used for the SXT and TOL plasmid systems.); this encodes MNYINHFRPIYEVRPAVVWAVAIVGILLSGMPYSWAFALFGLALLMMRGVQIWRALSFRMAISTKWLSKIHISKLLATQRNMREREDSMYLGTGFEWTQKHTQIAHDILRMPTTDIPSLPRWLNKTELGRAVEARIESVFAPADSVRDRMPQGSSWIHGMEPKKVRVPFHYKAMGGHTLVGGTTGSGKTRTYEVISTQVIHNPKDVLIIVDPKNDDDWKKRVEKECKRAGRKFLYFNQAKPAESIRLNPLENWSQPSEIPSRIAQLMEEGPFRDFAFLFIDRAVKGELYVGDKPNLRSILKYAQSGIGTLLDRCLRRFFVEHGLPDWETLVVSSTVQQATKGKNDVSLVDGMAKLYIDRFASVDRGHETLDGLIATHTHDREHYMRIIASALPLLQMLATGETGLMLAPKADDFDDEREIWDIDKIIKQKAVLYMGLDSLSNNIVQKAIASMALSDVAAVCGSIYNFYAEKPDVVLIIDEIAEAINEQVIQILNKGRGAGFKAFVAFQARADLEAKLGNAAKMLQVLGNLNNQIILRLEDSDTAKWFSDKVGETAIRVVNISNSTNTTTESHAMEFSGSQSRTLQLEKAPLIPMRLIHSLPNLQYFMRISGGAVYQGRIPIIEG
- a CDS encoding type IV secretion system protein, yielding MAHAQLVTPADTPGATQTTGDSANALASISKPGDLGQGTGDAVTQIASLLVNLIPNAVTLSQKVLPEANKFAWALSVITIVLAGVRFAGTHHPVSAWIAVFEEIAVLGIFLALYLGYATSATGFWTWFQNLATAINGSSPDVAGQMARLGGTIFDGMKESYGVWGTLTHPAQALGDAVVLLLAFIVMTVAAIFYAYFTAVGQIQAAIGIVVGPIALALGCSSYTRGYFQKWLDWMISAGMYIVVVSILMGLVNTAVSSAFSKAGAVGAHTTLNGGYVFDLSVFMLLLSLEIPKLAGIFGGGAGASGTGGVRMATKVATGGLF
- a CDS encoding DUF4400 domain-containing protein — protein: MASRFGSHLKVWFLLVPVLAIAVMPAIPERSLFEIPEAETASLVASIGVDRADEATRSANALFRRSFVENGLLRRTLAASGPVGGMTDGGFSTFAHTWTENFWLLVYRMMYRAMVMKLWIVGTALFAIAMFFDGTARRKIKASAAGFVSPLSFHLAGHGLLMVLGTLFGVLVVPIPVIAAYWLVVAALLGGLLWKAAESFQSAR
- a CDS encoding TraI domain-containing protein, whose amino-acid sequence is MSEIHKPIDAGALLKLYEKRIELVRQCANESTQAEFERKWLSVLTRCALWFSSMPLTPELHREPGGAFRATVESTFYAMRLAGGQKFAADLTSEKRRRLEPQYNFAVFLAAACSLLDEPCRHFEFTRLVDLTRWNPAAHGAFGTWVGNGGYTIERRMAPLKSERMRTAMFAQTVITAELLSGLDTAVLADLFGAINPERSPQGFEALVHKVVRQAMDVAVDFERKAQRGVFAPVKFDVPSAVHVALEIQPQPVAPSVSPASAPGVAAAAPAAPAAPVVPVVPVVPVDGAKPLPISPSAAKPVSWVDASAASPDIAAAPPTGPRPEAITPQFSQSLLDALERSEALAASPSTGETRSEAGNPVAVDPVAVTVPAPKTGRGGPIDKELDELFGSGSVMMREFFRALADDVATGKAKVAWEEKGLTVQKRLIGAYGMTSDALVEQLRKRSLLMRAHGNDICIVERAGRIIMERPAI
- a CDS encoding VirB4 family type IV secretion system protein is translated as MLKSMFTKRSVQEIAPWMTMITPEIVLDKDGSLLTVFEFEGIDADTPNPGDITAARENLDHACRNFDHRITAWWRMSHRRVKGETSGEFASKADARIDAINSANIGSGKYFRNSHSLALAFTPETGISRIFDKVGYHMTVGGKNLAVAMFEAAKDLVLARSAFVFDLTKIQNEIKRFEAVIDGFAGGVTRLKMKRLQLQNALSFLHQRANPSTPKRRMRYPVTMLDTHLTETEITIGASELMFESAHGKVYARIIGVKEWMGFQEAALDVLAQVDAELDVCVMFRFLDTSRASAYIKKIRGFYKVAAFNPIAILKQWATKEEQKNDEGREMLAKEAGEALAKLDAEGQQYGFANISVVVYGSTPEECEDATRQVVGVIGNAGFGVIQERTNLFAAWSATLPGRWDQQKRLQFVETPAVSDIAPLTSVGEGSTVNEWLTQQSGTKTGPLTCLPTRHRTLQHVDLHHPGGKAHGLVVGPIGAGKSVILNYFMSQTGRHNARRIRFDKDRSTRIPTLLGGGRFIDATGRFEAATSVNPLSLLSDPKHWPYVAEWVKLVIEGEDFTCTPTQETEIFERIKTLAEAYSPDKWRLSGLITLLPAELRERLQVWTEGQKNGRFFDHVEDGFALSDDLSIEMGDLFQNYPVAAALFMDYAFYRIAQILDGKRYTVIEIEEAGFFFTYPKFYARLEIWAVTIRKLNAALLMATQSLGQLARVANFEILKENIPNLIYLPNSDALNNKGLYRDVFGLTDHQIQMIANAVPNRDYLWVTATQTRMLQATFSKESLAYLRSDGRAQAILDKHVNSRVDNWQDAYVRDVLANA
- a CDS encoding TrbC/VirB2 family protein, translated to MKHKFFSSAAAVARKFKPGKPLLVGAALSLVSAAAMAAGDFSSLTGLTDIICTISNLISGPYLYGIGIVLITIGGVAVANSESNIAKTFSVVLVGLGIASVAVPIMRDHFHLAQVC
- a CDS encoding CpaF family protein, with protein sequence MSDFADTHLLKLRPLESEAVNMFFEALSPLREQLDAPDLAEIMVNDVHNVWVEHRGVMSKVNVDLRPAHLEAAIHSLASSVDKSARAGSDKGIINAGHKNLRIAAVMNPTAIDGHALSIRKHRESKLSLSDYVAMGAFAAANARPEIAEAIVFDDGIENEALMRALVSLVQSRKNVLVAGGTSAGKTTFLNAMIEAIPADQRVITIEDTMELKVHVPNRVRLLSNADTNVTTQLLVALCLRFRPDRIIVGEVRGGEAYDLLQALNTGHDGGLASIHSNNARTALSRLESLAMLGIPPGSRWELEDMRKNIADCFNYVVHFKRTGEMRHVSEILEIRGFRNNDYDLKRVF
- a CDS encoding conjugal transfer protein, whose product is MGGADRGLAIFNGTLTALLCYTSWSVSFLVVGVLVHIFLRWKSSTDPWWRIVMLVYNRYPDVYEPGPNAKFSARFKRPYGFDQDLSC